TGCAGTATGTGATGAATGAAAGTGATAATTCAAAGTGACAGTATCAATCTTTGGCGAAATTGTCAAAAGAGAGTAATCATTCTTATGGAACAAAAAATATTAACAAGATAGAGTCCTGTGACCATGTTATGAACCAGGTTTATCGTCGTCGTGATCTGAGAAATGGCTTAGCTGATCGTCTCGGGATCTCTGACAGAGATAGAGAACCTCGTGGGAAGGATGGTGGTAGAGGAGGCTACCGTAGTAAGAGAAACTTTAATGACAGAAGGAAGAGAATAACGTTACTAAGAATTAGAAACATACCGTTAGAGACCAGTGACTATGAAATCGAAGATTGGATCAATGAGATAGGTGAAGTGGAGTCAATTAGGATCAATGAtaggaaagaaaacagagTTGCTACCGTTGGTTTTAAAGACGTACAGTTGTTAGGCACAGCTGTTGAGAAGTTGAATGGGAAGGAGGTTCATGGCTCGCAGCTTGAAGTGGAGACCTTTGAAGTTGGTTCCAAAAACACAGGTAGAGGTCCAGCAGGTCCTCATGCCACTGGTGTACCCACATCAGCTAAAACTCCTAAAAATCCGAAAGCAGAACctaaaacaaaagaagagttaGACCAAGAAATGGATGACTACATGTCGCAACCTTGAGAAACTCTCTAAAAGGAAACTGGCCCCGTGCTGTTTATGTAACTTATGTGCAAACTAATCACATGCTTGAGTTTGTTTCACGTATTTCATTTGTATAGTTGGAATGTTTTCGATGTTTTAGTCATCACACATGCTCATACCAATCTTATTGTGATGGAAAGAGTTAAGGCAACGTAAAACGAATGAAGAATATTAACCAAGAATAATGCgattatatatatagtttATATATGCAGAAAAACTTGAACACTGTAAGTTGCGTTTTTTATTGGGGGGTTAGTTTATTTGCTTAATAGATTCGTTAAAAAAATCTATCAGGTTCATCATAATCATACTATGACACTTTCCAATAGGTGCTCGACAACAGAACAGAAACAAAGGTATTAGTCATTTCATTTCGTAAGCCATGTGTTGGGTCTGCTATTTGAAATAACATCCCACTTGAGAATAAATCTTTATCATAACAATTAAAGGACAAGTGGAAGCAAAACAACCCAGtttaaaaaagaaagaccaCTCCCACTGTTCTTGTCGAAGGGTTAAAACAGAGCGTTTTTAGTTTgtctgtttttttctttcatatTTCTATCCataaattcaaagaataataataagTTTTGGTTTTCTGATACGAGTTGCTATAACATGACATGTATCAAATCGTTGTGATAGTTTAAGGAATATCGATTGCTGGGGTAGTAAGTTATTAAAACAAGGTAAAAGCTAGgtttgataaaaaaaagaaggtcCGCTGTTTCACACTGGTATCCAGCGAATTAAAAAGTCAGCGGATGAAATAACataatcttttctttctttcatttaaGCAATTTAATGGGAGTTAATTTCGACAGCTGGAGCACAACCCAAGGATTTCTTTAGGGTACCGTAGATACCGAATTGCAAGGAGGTCAAGGTACCAACCATAACCAAACGGGTTGGCAAACCGGTGAAGGAACCGACGAAACCCAATTGCTTGGCCAATTGTGCCAACAAACCGATAGTGGATTGACCTGGAGCCTTCTTGGTCTTGTTAACCTTAGACAACAAAGTGTCAGCTGGTTGagaaacaacagcagcagccaAACCAGCGGTCAAACCGGCAGCTAAGTTGATAGCAGTATGGGTAGTTTCAGACATAGTTTCCTTTGGACCAGCTAGACCGAAGTAGGCGTTAGCAGCATGTTCGAAGACGAAGAACTTAGCGATGTTGTATGGAATTTGCTTGAACAGAATTGGAGTGAAACCGTTGTAGAAAGAACCGACaccttcttccttcaagatTCTGCTGAAACCACCGAACAAACCGTTAGCGAAAGTTGGTTGAGAAACCAATCTGATTCTGGTAGCTTCCAATGGACACAAAGCAATATCAGCGAAAAATTCAGCAATGGCGGCAGAACCAATGTAAATAGTGTTCTTGTAGTTAACAGCGTTGTCGTAACCCATGTTGTCAATGGCcaactttttgaacaattcgTAACCACCAAACTTGAAGGAACCTTGCAAAGAGTAACCCAACAAAGTTGGACCGAAACCGGTCAAAAGAGCACCAGCACCTTCACTGGAaatgatttgtttgaaagaggaaacCATACCCTTGTTGTAGACGGTTGGTTCCAATTGAATTCTAGTCTTGACGACATCAATTGGGACCATGGAGGAGTGGGTAATACCACAACCAATGGCACCAGCCAAAGCGAACTTGGCGTAATCAGAAACAGTATATTCAGGAACAGGAGAAGCCATCCTTGCTAGTTTTTTAGAACGTTGTATGGGGAGGTTGCTAGACGAAAATCTGTTAAAAACGATGTTAAGATTACTAAAACTAAATTAAACTAAAAAGTGTCTGGTAAACTAGATGGTTATTTAATTTCTAATGTATGGtttagtatatatataaagagaGCGATATGGGaatttaaaagaaaaatttaTTAGAAATTACGGGAGCGCATTGaggttgtttttttttattaaGTTACGAAAATATTGcagcaaaaaaaagatttaaGATATCGTAGCTGCGTTCGAAGAATTTTCGAAGCGTTTGAAAATACGCTATTGCTTTTTTCTCGCAGGAGCAAGTTTATCCCGTGgtttttcctcttctgtATATATCGCGCGCAACGCACGGTGCGTGCGGTAATTGTCCCCACGCGCACgttaaaaaaataagtGTCGTTTTTTTGTAGttgtgaaaaagaaaactttttttttaggttttgtctttctttttgcgtagaaaacaatgaaatcTTATTGGTCGAGGAAGGGTCTCACTAGCCGTGAGCCGTTAATGGAGGATTAGATGATGCAACTTTTTTCTGCGGAGAACATGCGGACTGGAACAATAAGGTTAGCCCTTGAAAAGAGGCACTTTGGGAATTTAACCGATAACTCTTGTAGTGTGTATGTGTGTGTTTTGCTCTCTCTATTACTGTCGCGCGTCGCGCGACAGTGCATTATGCAATAAACCCGGAGAATCAGCAATTGTTTTGCCGGtactgaaaagaaaacgtcGAAATTTCTCCATTTTCTGGTCATGTGATGGGACACCACGACTTACAtagttgttgtttttttttaaaatCATGATCTGGCGTTACCCTGGGAAGGGATTGGCCTGGCCTGGGCTGAGAGATCCGAGGTACTTCCACGGAAACGATCGCGGTGTTACCCTGATATCTTACTGAGATCCCAATTTCAATCACGTGAATACATGCCTCGTTCATTGTCACCCGGACACCTAATTGTCATGAGAATCCGGGTAACGAACGGACGTTAGGTTTTGTGATCGGGCCTAACGTTTACCTTGAAAGCCCAAACGATGCTCCGGTAGCTCCGAGAACACTACGTTCTCTCGAAACCcacaaacaaaaagaaactgaacaACTGCTGGTGATCGGCTCATCTTGGGCAAAAAGGTATTCTCAAGTGGTTTTACCTTTTGGTTATTCCGTTCCGGTGCTCAGTCTTGGCCCTACAATTTACAGCCATCGGTCATAGCCAAGTCTCATATATTCTACCATTGTCTTGCTTAGTTTGCTTATTAATATCTGGAAATGATTGGATGATTATTTTTTCCTCCTACTAACATTACATCCGTTGATACTTGGGGTCTTATTATGGCACGATAGGGTATACCTAAGGTTTATGAGTATAGTGTAGCTACGATATTCATGCCCACGAACCGTTGGAAGGAGATTTCATCTGTAGTAGCGAACAGTTTCTTTCAGTCCATCAGCTTGGTTCGAGaaaaagtatatatatgcatgGATAGTTGAATCTAATCGGTGTTCTCGTTGAGTTCATCGCTTTGGACAAGTAGTATAATATTGTACATTCATTGTGTTAACTTCTCTCCCCTCACCAGTGAAATATATCTCTATTTCAAAGTGTACCCTATACCCTTTAAATTCAAGCTCATCGCTATCAATTATGCTGTCCGTTAATACGAAAAATATCGTGAAGGCCACCGTGCCAGTACTAGAACAACATGGTGTTACCATCACCAAAATCTTCTACAACAACATGCTTTCTGAAAACCCTGTCCTTTTGAACACTTTCAACAGAGtgaatcaaaagaaggGTAGACAACCCACCGCATTGGCAATGACCGTTTTGGCTGCTGCTAAGAACATTGATGACTTGTCCGTCTTATTGCCTGCCGTGAATGAAATCGGCCAAAAGCACCGTGCTTTACAAGTTGAACCAGCACAATATGATATCGTCGGAAAATACTTGTTGTTGgctatcaaagaagttttGGGCAGTGCTGCTACACCAGAAATTATCCAAGCTTGGGGCGAAGCTTACAAAGTCATTGCTGACATTTTCATCAGTgttgaaaaggaaatgTATAAGAAGGCAGCATGGCCATCTTGGAAACCTTTCGTTGTCACTGAAAAGACACATGTCGCAGACGAAATCATCGAATTTGTCGTCAAGACCGCTCCAGGTTGTGACGTCGATTTGTCAAAGTTGAAAATCGTCCCAGGCCAATATTTGACCGTTAAGACCCATCCAACCACCCATGACAACGAATATGACGCCTTGAGACATTACTCCATTTGTTCTGAGTCTACTGAAGACGGATTGAAATTCGCCGTTAAGTACGAACACGGTGAAGAACAAGACGGTTTGGTCTCTGAATACATGcataaattcatcaacgtTGGTGACCAAATCGAACTAAGTGCTCCAGCCGGTGACTTCgaaatgaacaaagaattgattaaacaagaagaagtccCATTGGTACTAATCAGCGCTGGTGTAGGTGCCACTCCATTGGTCGCCATGCTTGAATTCCAACAGAAACATAACCCAAAGAGACCTGTTTTGTGGATCCAATCTTCTAACGATGAAATGTCTCAACCGTTCAAGGATCACGTGACCGACTTGCTATCGAAATTCGACAACGCCAGATCCGAAATCGTACACACAGCATCCATGCCAAGAATAGACGGTACCTTCTTGGAAAAGCATATCCCAGGCCACTCTGACGTCTACATCTGTGGTTCTATCGAGTTCATGGAAACTTTAATGGGCGTTCTAAAGGATTTGGGCCACCATGATCAAATGATTCATTACGAACCTTTTGGTCCAAAGATGTCCTTAGTGTAGGCTTCtagcaaagaaaaaataaaacaacaacataAAAATGCATCGAAAATTCAACTGACACTTCGAGATGTTACTCTCTTATATATGTAGTGTTTTATGCTATCCTATTCATGAAAGTTAGCGAATGATTCATGTTCCTCTTTCCCTAAACCTCTTATAATGATCAATAACACTTTGTCCatacttctttttctttaatgtTTAGTAACTAAAAAATGACATTTGTGAATATAActataattcttttctgaaTTTACTTAATTTATCGCATACACTGATTTGCCATGTGGTCTACAAGGTTTTGGGTAAGTCGCTACTGttactactactactactactactgGTTGACACAATTCAAAACACGTCATGTTACCCGGATCAGCGACAATTAAATATTCGAAACAGATTTCTTCTAGATTCTCGAAAGAGTGATGATCTACGATAAAAAACGCAAAGACAGACATTTGTCCAACAGTACACGATATATCCGGGCGACCCAACAAGGCAATAATTGCTGAAGGTGTTTTGATAAAGGAAGTAAAAGCCAAACAAAAGCAAGAGAGGAAcgaaaaaagaaagaaaaagtaGCAACAAACACCAAGAACAACATTTTGtcattgttcaaattccaCTCTTGGAAAGCACAGGAGCGTAACTTCGGTGATAAACTTTTTTCCCCATGAATAAACGAAAAAGGTTgaactttctttcattttctgcATGTAAATCCAAATGTGGCGATACATTGAGATGTGCAGGTATGAAAGGGGACGAGAGATAGGGTTAAGATCTCACGAGATTGAAGTAACCGtatcaagaaaagagagaaagaaacaaacCAAGTTTTTTACGACATGCGTGAAGAGTAAACAGAAAAACGGTTTGCAcacaattgaaaataaCGGTATTTCTCTCCGCAATGGAGTTCTGAAGCCGTGTGCGTGTTAGATGTACCGCGAGCAAGTTTACTTGCTTCCCCTTTTTGGAAAGAGGTTACTTTGTAGGAATGTTAGTTCACGTACGAACGCATGAGTGCAGCCACCGGTGACACCAGGTAAATGCAGTTATCGATTATGGTTTTGGTAACTTAAGGCAAATACACATGCAGCAGCTACGGAGAATGATCTAGAGGTCAGAAAATCCAGTGTAATATGGGCACGCTTCCACCAAGTAgataattgaaaaaaacTGTGTGATGCTATGTCCAGTCAGTCTTgcatcatcatttttttttcctgaaaaaaaaatgaagagTAGATCCTTCCGAGGTCAATCATACAGATAATGCAGGTGAAAGTCAGGACAGTGAACTGTCCATACAAAATTAGATTTTACTCACAAGTATCCGTACGGGAAGCGTGCACTTTGGAAATGAAACGTTTATAACGCAGCAGTACCTTTCGATAATTACACCCAGGAGGTAAACAATAGCGCAAATCATATTCTGGTCAGCTAGATGAGGACGTTGAGTTTTTTAAGCTTTATCGTTTCCGTTCACCATAGTATAGCTGTTGGTTGACAAGGAAAATTAATAGCTGGAAGACTCTTCCTTAAAAGTCCTCATAACTTTAGTTATGTATCCGCGTTGAATGGAAGTACAgcaatctttgaaaagcAGGCTTATGCTATATGTTTCTGGGGCCAATCCCGTGTTTACACAACGAGTTGAAACTGGAAGGGAGCTCTTTTCGTTCCTACAACAAATACAGTGCACGCAAGTGGGAATAGCACAAATAAGAGATAGAAGTCATAATCACGAGAACAAGGAACGGATTTGCGGGCGCTTTAATGTGGTTCAGGTTGCCATCACAGATTTTCTTTGCGGCCGAATGAATATGCCCTCTATAACGCTGATGCTTGTGTTTTGTAAGATGTCCAATAGATACCTTGCTTTCTAGTAAGGAAAGCTGATTTATATTTCGTGTTGGTGTATGAAGTCCAAACGGTCGAGACTTTAAATCTTGACAGATCCCATTGTAGTTAACGAGAAGGCACCGTTAATGTTATGCTTTGCCAAAGCTTTCAGTAGAAATAAGGATAATTGTACATCATGGATGCGCGCGAAACAGCAGAACCTTTAGTTAACAGTGAATTTCCCTAATTTCCACCATTAAATAGTGATTTTCAAGAGTACTTCGTAAAACTCTATGGTAGTTCTGTTCTAGGAGATTCTGATTAGATGTTAATTCGCTATTCTTAAAGGTGAAAGCATAGCAACAATAGAAATTTTGTAAAGAAAGGTCAGTAGCCATTTTTTGCTTTTGAGACTTTTTAATCGATCTCTAAACATTTAATCCTCTCACTCGAGATAATCCAGTAATTGTAATAGCATAATCTATCCAACCGAACATTCATTGTA
The genomic region above belongs to Kluyveromyces lactis strain NRRL Y-1140 chromosome B complete sequence and contains:
- the YRA2 gene encoding Yra2p (weakly similar to uniprot|P36036 Saccharomyces cerevisiae YKL214C YRA2 Member of the REF (RNA and export factor binding proteins) family when overexpressed can substitute for the function of Yra1p in export of poly(A) mRNA from the nucleus), with translation MSFERDLESIAEGKYQSLAKLSKESNHSYGTKNINKIESCDHVMNQVYRRRDLRNGLADRLGISDRDREPRGKDGGRGGYRSKRNFNDRRKRITLLRIRNIPLETSDYEIEDWINEIGEVESIRINDRKENRVATVGFKDVQLLGTAVEKLNGKEVHGSQLEVETFEVGSKNTGRGPAGPHATGVPTSAKTPKNPKAEPKTKEELDQEMDDYMSQP
- the MIR1 gene encoding Mir1p (highly similar to uniprot|P23641 Saccharomyces cerevisiae YJR077C MIR1 Mitochondrial phosphate carrier imports inorganic phosphate into mitochondria functionally redundant with Pic2p but more abundant than Pic2 under normal conditions), whose translation is MASPVPEYTVSDYAKFALAGAIGCGITHSSMVPIDVVKTRIQLEPTVYNKGMVSSFKQIISSEGAGALLTGFGPTLLGYSLQGSFKFGGYELFKKLAIDNMGYDNAVNYKNTIYIGSAAIAEFFADIALCPLEATRIRLVSQPTFANGLFGGFSRILKEEGVGSFYNGFTPILFKQIPYNIAKFFVFEHAANAYFGLAGPKETMSETTHTAINLAAGLTAGLAAAVVSQPADTLLSKVNKTKKAPGQSTIGLLAQLAKQLGFVGSFTGLPTRLVMVGTLTSLQFGIYGTLKKSLGCAPAVEINSH
- the YHB1 gene encoding flavohemoglobin (similar to uniprot|P39676 Saccharomyces cerevisiae YGR234W YHB1 Flavohemoglobin may play a role in the oxidative stress response), coding for MLSVNTKNIVKATVPVLEQHGVTITKIFYNNMLSENPVLLNTFNRVNQKKGRQPTALAMTVLAAAKNIDDLSVLLPAVNEIGQKHRALQVEPAQYDIVGKYLLLAIKEVLGSAATPEIIQAWGEAYKVIADIFISVEKEMYKKAAWPSWKPFVVTEKTHVADEIIEFVVKTAPGCDVDLSKLKIVPGQYLTVKTHPTTHDNEYDALRHYSICSESTEDGLKFAVKYEHGEEQDGLVSEYMHKFINVGDQIELSAPAGDFEMNKELIKQEEVPLVLISAGVGATPLVAMLEFQQKHNPKRPVLWIQSSNDEMSQPFKDHVTDLLSKFDNARSEIVHTASMPRIDGTFLEKHIPGHSDVYICGSIEFMETLMGVLKDLGHHDQMIHYEPFGPKMSLV